The proteins below are encoded in one region of Diceros bicornis minor isolate mBicDic1 chromosome 14, mDicBic1.mat.cur, whole genome shotgun sequence:
- the LOC131413481 gene encoding olfactory receptor 2W1-like: MINDSYFGGFILLGFPRQPQLEMIISGVVFFFYTIALMGNIAIILLPLLDERLQTPMYFFLRNLATLDLCYTTNIVPQMLVNIWGKDKKITFGGCAFQLFTDVTLCTVECMLLAVMSYDRFNAVCKPLHYMTIMNPQLCRCLVAKTWVIGIINCMILSPYAMSLPRCGNHHLDHYFCEISAMVKIACVDTTVMEETLFALCFFIFLTPLLLILVSYGFIAVAVLKIKSAAGRQKAFGTCSSHLIVVSIFYGTVIYMYIQPGNSPSQDEGKLLSIFYSIVTPSLNPMIYTLRNKEFKGAMKRLIGGEKGSGETKGH, from the coding sequence atgatCAATGATAGCTACTTTGGTGGATTTATACTCCTTGGATTCCCTAGGCAACCTCAGTTGGAGATGATCATCTCTggggttgtctttttcttctacACGATTGCCTTGATGGGAAATATAGCCATCATCCTGCTGCCATTGCTGGATGAACGTCTCCAAactcccatgtacttcttccttagAAATTTAGCCACCTTGGATCTCTGTTATACCACAAACATAGTCCCACAAATGCTGGTCAATATCTGgggtaaagacaaaaaaatcactTTTGGTGGCTGTgcctttcaacttttcactgatGTGACACTATGCACAGTTGAATGTATGCTTCTGGCTGTGATGTCTTATGACCGATTTAATGCTGTCTGCAAGCCTCTGCACTATATGACCATAATGAATCCCCAACTCTGTCGATGCCTGGTGGCCAAGACCTGGGTAATTGGAATTATTAATTGCATGATACTTTCTCCCTATGCCATGAGTCTTCCTCGATGTGGGAACCACCACCTGGATCACTATTTTTGTGAAATATCTGCAATGGTCAAGATTGCATGTGTGGACACCACAGTCATGGAAGAAACCTTATTTGcattgtgtttttttattttcctcacacCACTTCTTCTCATTCTGGTGTCCTATGGCTTCATTGCTGTAGCTGTACTCAAAATCAAGTCTGCAGCAGGGAGACAAAAGGCATTTGGGACCTGTTCCTCCCATCTCATTGTGGTATCCATCTTCTATGGGACTGTTATCTACATGTACATACAACCAGGAAACAGTCCTTCTCAGGATGAGGGTAAACTTCTCAGCATCTTTTATTCCATTGTTACTCCCAGTTTGAACCCAATGATCTATACACTAAGGAATAAGGAGTTCAAGGGGGCTATGAAGAGGCTGATTGGAGGAGAAAAAGGTTCTGGAGAAACAAAAGGACATTAA